From one Nematostella vectensis chromosome 7, jaNemVect1.1, whole genome shotgun sequence genomic stretch:
- the LOC5504445 gene encoding tumor necrosis factor receptor superfamily member 16 isoform X2: MWLVGILAAKIVIFLVSDAIYASHVCGLCPAGYFIKSCANQTTPVCERCPEGTYISGRNNYHRCQICSACRGSKNQVISACNATHDTVCRCQEGYFWDTGTLYCAECKSCGRGRGVVRNCTHNHNTVCRKCEKEKTYSPGKSRTDGCLMCKNCPAGQTVSEKCTRRKDTVCEPVKPHINKNQPKLWPEWTEKPKTAHPTTGIVTDIDISEFEDQEEATSNKAFHQQPTEPSLEKNATLKLVVIVVGCCVVFAFVAIVVVIISRRRKQKRKTSAPPTSTTSTASTARPNIQTNRLSTAPLVQSGSTDKLFRDVPYSLTDHLSRHLNPKGRWKSLAGNLGFSNLDIENFNLQPNSATSSMLYDWGQRRESTLYTLYETLVKMKWVTEAEIVKKYL, translated from the exons AAATCGTTATCTTCCTTGTTTCTGAT GCCATCTATGCGTCGCACGTCTGCGGCCTGTGCCCAGCGGGGTACTTTATAAAATCGTGCGCAAACCAGACGACTCCAGTCTGCGAGCGCTGTCCGGAAGGGACATATATAAGTGGGCGGAATAACTATCACCGCTGCCAGATATGCTCCGCGTGTCGCGGGAGCAAAAACCAGGTGATCTCCGCGTGTAACGCGACGCACGATACAGTGTGCCGATGCCAGGAGGGCTATTTTTGGGACACTGGAACGCTATACTGCGCAGAGTGCAAGTCCTGCGgacgggggaggggtgtggtgCGAAATTGTACGCACAATCACAACACTGTGTGCCGAAAATGTGAAAAG GAAAAGACCTATTCACCTGGCAAAAGTCGGACAGATGGCTGTCTCATGTGCAAGAATTGTCCGGCCGGACAAACGGTGTCCGAAAAATGCACTAGACGAAAGGATACTGTGTGTGAGCCGGTTAAACCCCATATCAATAAGAACCAGCCAAAGCTTTGGCCAGAGTGGACGGAAAAGCCTAAGACGGCACATCCTACGACAGGGATTGTGACAGATATTGACATATCTGAGTTTGAAG ACCAAGAAGAGGCGACCTCCAATAAAGCATTCCACCAGCAGCCTACTGAGCCCAGCCTCGAGAAAAACGCAACACTAAAACTTGTCGTGATTGTAGTCGGGTGCTGTGTCGTCTTCGCTTTTGTCGCCATCGTAGTGGTAATTATATCAAGGCGGCGCAAGCAAAAGAGGAAAACTTCCGCGCCTCCTACTTCTACAA CTTCAACAGCTTCTACTGCCCGTCCAAATATCCAAACAAATCGACTCAGCACAGCCCCCCTCGTGCAAAGCGGctccacag ATAAACTGTTTCGCGATGTCCCGTATAGTTTGACGGATCACCTGTCCCGTCATTTGAATCCCAAGGGACGATGGAAATCCTTGGCGGGGAATCTGGGTTTTTCTAACTTGGACATAGAGAACTTTAACCTTCAGCCCAATTCTGCTACAAGTTCTATGTTGTATGACTGGGGGCAGAGAAGGGAGAGTACGCTTTACACGTTATATGAGACATTGGTAAAAATGAAATGGGTGACGGAGGCGGAAATCGTTAAAAAGTACTTGTAA
- the LOC5504445 gene encoding tumor necrosis factor receptor superfamily member 16 isoform X1, whose translation MAVRYSAVLGLSLVIFGLSLTAIYASHVCGLCPAGYFIKSCANQTTPVCERCPEGTYISGRNNYHRCQICSACRGSKNQVISACNATHDTVCRCQEGYFWDTGTLYCAECKSCGRGRGVVRNCTHNHNTVCRKCEKEKTYSPGKSRTDGCLMCKNCPAGQTVSEKCTRRKDTVCEPVKPHINKNQPKLWPEWTEKPKTAHPTTGIVTDIDISEFEDQEEATSNKAFHQQPTEPSLEKNATLKLVVIVVGCCVVFAFVAIVVVIISRRRKQKRKTSAPPTSTTSTASTARPNIQTNRLSTAPLVQSGSTDKLFRDVPYSLTDHLSRHLNPKGRWKSLAGNLGFSNLDIENFNLQPNSATSSMLYDWGQRRESTLYTLYETLVKMKWVTEAEIVKKYL comes from the exons GCCATCTATGCGTCGCACGTCTGCGGCCTGTGCCCAGCGGGGTACTTTATAAAATCGTGCGCAAACCAGACGACTCCAGTCTGCGAGCGCTGTCCGGAAGGGACATATATAAGTGGGCGGAATAACTATCACCGCTGCCAGATATGCTCCGCGTGTCGCGGGAGCAAAAACCAGGTGATCTCCGCGTGTAACGCGACGCACGATACAGTGTGCCGATGCCAGGAGGGCTATTTTTGGGACACTGGAACGCTATACTGCGCAGAGTGCAAGTCCTGCGgacgggggaggggtgtggtgCGAAATTGTACGCACAATCACAACACTGTGTGCCGAAAATGTGAAAAG GAAAAGACCTATTCACCTGGCAAAAGTCGGACAGATGGCTGTCTCATGTGCAAGAATTGTCCGGCCGGACAAACGGTGTCCGAAAAATGCACTAGACGAAAGGATACTGTGTGTGAGCCGGTTAAACCCCATATCAATAAGAACCAGCCAAAGCTTTGGCCAGAGTGGACGGAAAAGCCTAAGACGGCACATCCTACGACAGGGATTGTGACAGATATTGACATATCTGAGTTTGAAG ACCAAGAAGAGGCGACCTCCAATAAAGCATTCCACCAGCAGCCTACTGAGCCCAGCCTCGAGAAAAACGCAACACTAAAACTTGTCGTGATTGTAGTCGGGTGCTGTGTCGTCTTCGCTTTTGTCGCCATCGTAGTGGTAATTATATCAAGGCGGCGCAAGCAAAAGAGGAAAACTTCCGCGCCTCCTACTTCTACAA CTTCAACAGCTTCTACTGCCCGTCCAAATATCCAAACAAATCGACTCAGCACAGCCCCCCTCGTGCAAAGCGGctccacag ATAAACTGTTTCGCGATGTCCCGTATAGTTTGACGGATCACCTGTCCCGTCATTTGAATCCCAAGGGACGATGGAAATCCTTGGCGGGGAATCTGGGTTTTTCTAACTTGGACATAGAGAACTTTAACCTTCAGCCCAATTCTGCTACAAGTTCTATGTTGTATGACTGGGGGCAGAGAAGGGAGAGTACGCTTTACACGTTATATGAGACATTGGTAAAAATGAAATGGGTGACGGAGGCGGAAATCGTTAAAAAGTACTTGTAA